A DNA window from Enterobacter cloacae subsp. cloacae ATCC 13047 contains the following coding sequences:
- a CDS encoding IS3 family transposase (programmed frameshift), with amino-acid sequence MSGKRYPEEFKTEAVKQVVDRGYSVASVATRLDITTHSLYAWIKKYGPDSSANKEQSDAQAEIRRLQKELKRVTDERDIFKKSRGVLRKAVRLRYAFIRDNTCCWPVRLLCRVLDVHPSGFYAWLQQPHSQRHQADLRLTGQIKQFWLESGCVYGYRKIHLDLRDSGQQCGVNRVWRLMKRVGIKAQVGYRSPRARKGEASIVSPNRLQRQFNPDAPDKRWVTDITYIRTHEGWLYLAVVVDLFSRKIIGWSMQSRMTKDIVLNALLMAVWRRNPQKQVLVHSDQGSQYTSHEWQSFLKSHGLEGSMSRRGNCHDNAVAESFFQLLKRERIKKKSYGTREEARSDIFDYIEMFYNSKRRHGSSDQMSPTEYENQYYQRLGSV; translated from the exons ATGAGCGGTAAGCGTTATCCCGAAGAGTTTAAAACTGAAGCAGTCAAACAGGTTGTTGATCGCGGTTATTCTGTTGCCAGCGTTGCAACACGTCTCGATATCACCACCCACAGCCTTTACGCCTGGATAAAGAAGTACGGTCCGGATTCTTCCGCTAATAAAGAACAGTCAGATGCTCAGGCCGAGATCCGCCGTCTCCAGAAAGAGCTGAAGCGGGTTACCGACGAACGGGACATAT TTAAAAAAAGCCGCGGCGTACTTCGCAAAGCTGTCCGACTGAGGTACGCCTTTATCCGTGACAACACCTGTTGCTGGCCTGTTCGCCTGCTCTGTCGGGTGCTGGATGTTCATCCCAGTGGTTTTTACGCCTGGCTTCAGCAGCCGCATTCACAACGCCATCAGGCAGACCTGAGACTGACAGGACAGATTAAACAGTTCTGGCTGGAATCGGGATGCGTCTATGGTTATCGCAAAATCCATCTGGATCTGCGGGACAGCGGGCAACAGTGCGGAGTGAACAGAGTCTGGCGACTGATGAAACGTGTCGGGATAAAGGCTCAGGTCGGATACCGGAGCCCGCGGGCACGTAAAGGCGAGGCCAGTATCGTGTCGCCCAACAGGCTCCAGCGACAGTTCAATCCGGATGCTCCGGATAAGCGTTGGGTAACGGACATAACCTACATCAGGACCCACGAAGGCTGGCTGTATCTTGCCGTGGTTGTTGATCTGTTCTCACGCAAAATTATCGGCTGGTCCATGCAATCCCGGATGACAAAGGACATTGTCCTGAACGCACTGCTGATGGCTGTATGGCGCCGTAATCCCCAAAAACAGGTGCTGGTTCATTCGGATCAGGGCAGTCAGTACACAAGCCATGAGTGGCAGTCGTTCCTGAAATCACACGGCCTGGAGGGCAGCATGAGCCGTCGCGGTAACTGCCATGATAATGCGGTTGCAGAAAGCTTTTTCCAGTTGTTGAAACGCGAACGGATAAAGAAAAAGAGCTACGGAACGCGGGAAGAAGCCCGCAGCGATATTTTTGATTACATCGAAATGTTTTATAACAGTAAGCGTCGGCATGGTTCCAGCGATCAGATGTCACCGACAGAATATGAAAACCAGTATTATCAACGGCTAGGAAGTGTCTAG
- a CDS encoding DEAD/DEAH box helicase: protein MNQRRKVVKFVDAICGSGKSTTLQHYIKSSLLTNSEAIPPRYLLVMPTHELCGQVREELKDRRVKSFHVDTETEAVRHLISTLEYDFQHSVIICTHQCFIHYCYRAALETELQNLLRNFSIFVDEIPDAMFGAYIKVQHTKRTEQNFPFLDWLEERDGLLFLSEDKREDFYDYWHETEANGAELKRLLWAIMQGAGLLYEENKHLFAFTASPIIRSVEWAEQLTLLGAGSSRSLFVWAAEHLTKYEVEEAGEDLQPPLERRKHKRVPISLVAVCENRCTLSALQEVFHEHLQEIIQRVPGEFIFATNRDKSLCQFTTIGDEILTDASRGI, encoded by the coding sequence ATGAACCAAAGAAGAAAAGTAGTAAAATTCGTTGATGCAATTTGCGGATCTGGAAAATCCACCACGTTACAGCACTACATCAAATCAAGTTTATTAACAAACTCCGAAGCAATTCCCCCTCGTTATCTTCTCGTGATGCCAACACATGAATTATGTGGACAGGTGAGGGAAGAACTAAAAGACAGACGGGTGAAGAGTTTCCATGTGGACACCGAAACAGAAGCGGTAAGACACCTAATTTCCACCTTGGAATACGATTTCCAGCATTCGGTTATTATCTGTACACATCAATGTTTCATTCATTACTGCTATCGTGCAGCGCTTGAAACGGAACTTCAAAACCTTCTCCGTAATTTCAGTATCTTTGTTGATGAAATCCCTGATGCAATGTTTGGCGCTTACATCAAAGTGCAGCATACCAAACGGACGGAACAAAATTTCCCATTCCTGGATTGGCTGGAAGAGCGGGACGGATTGTTATTCCTGAGTGAGGATAAGCGTGAAGATTTCTACGACTATTGGCACGAAACAGAGGCGAATGGTGCTGAGTTAAAGCGCCTGCTCTGGGCGATTATGCAGGGTGCTGGACTTCTCTACGAAGAGAATAAACACCTGTTTGCCTTCACTGCTTCACCAATTATCAGATCTGTAGAATGGGCTGAACAACTTACACTCTTAGGTGCTGGCTCTTCTCGAAGTTTGTTTGTCTGGGCTGCTGAACATCTGACGAAATACGAAGTTGAGGAAGCTGGTGAAGATTTACAGCCGCCACTTGAAAGACGTAAACATAAGCGTGTACCGATCTCCCTGGTCGCCGTATGTGAAAACAGATGCACCTTGTCAGCATTACAGGAAGTGTTTCACGAACATCTCCAGGAAATCATCCAGCGCGTGCCTGGTGAATTTATCTTCGCTACCAACAGAGATAAATCCCTGTGTCAGTTTACTACGATAGGGGATGAAATTCTTACCGATGCTTCCCGTGGTATCTGA